Proteins from a genomic interval of Gadus morhua chromosome 19, gadMor3.0, whole genome shotgun sequence:
- the dcn gene encoding decorin isoform X1 yields the protein MEYYTHKRYGISVFRFSLGGARSRGFSLQSTRRTRGTNTRTVSQVPCNNLHQHRRVKIRIGSTSRLRRTMRSAGLSLLLVTACWALPFRQSGFMDFMMEDEPGSGHEAFPGPTVPDVAGPVAGPAAGPMCPFRCQCHLRVTQCSDLGLTEIPKEIPAETTMLDLQNNKITEIKENDFKNLKGLHALILLNNKLTVIHPKAFSSLLKLQRLYLSRNMLKDVPANMPKSLQELRIHENAITKIKKSSFQGMANLIVMELGSNPLKTGSIENGAFADLKRVSYIRIADTDITEIPKGLPSSLSELHLDSNKISKVMADSLKGLKSLAKLGLGYNEISMVENGTLANVPHMRELHLDNNALTAVPPGLPEHKYIQVVYLHANKIAAIGTEDFCPPTFNYKKAMYSGISLFSNPVPYWEVQPITFRCVFDRSAIQLGNYRKK from the exons ATGGAATACTACACCCACAAAAGATATGGCATAAGTGTCTTCAGATTCAGCTTGGGTGGAGCGAGGTCACGTGGTTTTTCCCTGCAAAGTACTCGTCGCACAAGAGGAACAAACACAAGGACGGTCTCCCAGGTGCCCTGCAATAACCTACATCAGCATCGGCGTGTCAAGATCAGGATTGGATCAACATCAAG GCTCCGACGCACCATGAGATCCGCCggtctctccctgctcctggtCACCGCCTGCTGGGCGCTGCCCTTCCGTCAGTCCGGCTTCATGGACTTCATGATGGAGGACGAGCCCGGCTCGGGCCACGAAGCGTTCCCGGGTCCCACGGTCCCCGACGTGGCGGGCCCCGTGGCGGGCCCCGCGGCCGGGCCCATGTGTCCGTTCCGCTGCCAGTGCCACCTCCGGGTGACGCAGTGCTCCGACCTCG GTCTGACAGAGATCCCCAAGGAGATCCCAGCTGAGACCACGATGCTGGACCTGCAGAACAACAAGATCACAGAGATCAAGGAGAACGACTTCAAGAACCTCAAGGGACTGCAC GCCCTGATCTTGTTGAACAACAAGCTGACCGTTATCCACCCCAAGGCCTTCAGCTCCCTGCTGAAGCTCCAGCGGCTCTACCTCTCCAGGAACATGCTCAAGGACGTGCCAGCCAACATGCCCAAGAGTCTGCAGGAGCTCCGCATCCACGAAAACGCCATCACCAAGATTAAGAAGTCCTCTTTCCAGGGCATGGCCAATCTCATCGTCATGG AGTTGGGGTCTAATCCTTTGAAAACCGGCTCCATTGAGAATGGTGCCTTTGCTGACCTGAAAAGGGTCTCTTACATTCGCATTGCAGACACCGACATCACAGAGATCCCCAAAG GACTTCCCAGCTCTCTGTCAGAACTCCACCTGGACAGCAACAAGATCAGCAAGGTGATGGCCGACAGCCTTAAGGGTTTGAAGAGTCTGGCAAA GCTGGGTCTGGGCTACAACGAGATCAGCATGGTGGAGAATGGCACCCTGGCCAACGTCCCCCACATGAGGGAGCTGCACCTGGACAACAACGCCCTGACCGCTGTGCCCCCTGGCCTGCCCGAGCACAAGTACATCCAG GTGGTGTATCTCCATGCCAACAAGATCGCCGCCATCGGCACGGAAGACTTCTGTCCACCCACCTTCAACTACAAGAAGGCCATGTACTCCGGCATCAGCCTGTTCAGCAACCCCGTCCCGTACTGGGAGGTGCAGCCCATCACCTTCCGCTGCGTGTTCGACCGCTCCGCCATCCAGCTCGGGAACTACAGGAAGAAGTAG
- the dcn gene encoding decorin isoform X2, giving the protein MRSAGLSLLLVTACWALPFRQSGFMDFMMEDEPGSGHEAFPGPTVPDVAGPVAGPAAGPMCPFRCQCHLRVTQCSDLGLTEIPKEIPAETTMLDLQNNKITEIKENDFKNLKGLHALILLNNKLTVIHPKAFSSLLKLQRLYLSRNMLKDVPANMPKSLQELRIHENAITKIKKSSFQGMANLIVMELGSNPLKTGSIENGAFADLKRVSYIRIADTDITEIPKGLPSSLSELHLDSNKISKVMADSLKGLKSLAKLGLGYNEISMVENGTLANVPHMRELHLDNNALTAVPPGLPEHKYIQVVYLHANKIAAIGTEDFCPPTFNYKKAMYSGISLFSNPVPYWEVQPITFRCVFDRSAIQLGNYRKK; this is encoded by the exons ATGAGATCCGCCggtctctccctgctcctggtCACCGCCTGCTGGGCGCTGCCCTTCCGTCAGTCCGGCTTCATGGACTTCATGATGGAGGACGAGCCCGGCTCGGGCCACGAAGCGTTCCCGGGTCCCACGGTCCCCGACGTGGCGGGCCCCGTGGCGGGCCCCGCGGCCGGGCCCATGTGTCCGTTCCGCTGCCAGTGCCACCTCCGGGTGACGCAGTGCTCCGACCTCG GTCTGACAGAGATCCCCAAGGAGATCCCAGCTGAGACCACGATGCTGGACCTGCAGAACAACAAGATCACAGAGATCAAGGAGAACGACTTCAAGAACCTCAAGGGACTGCAC GCCCTGATCTTGTTGAACAACAAGCTGACCGTTATCCACCCCAAGGCCTTCAGCTCCCTGCTGAAGCTCCAGCGGCTCTACCTCTCCAGGAACATGCTCAAGGACGTGCCAGCCAACATGCCCAAGAGTCTGCAGGAGCTCCGCATCCACGAAAACGCCATCACCAAGATTAAGAAGTCCTCTTTCCAGGGCATGGCCAATCTCATCGTCATGG AGTTGGGGTCTAATCCTTTGAAAACCGGCTCCATTGAGAATGGTGCCTTTGCTGACCTGAAAAGGGTCTCTTACATTCGCATTGCAGACACCGACATCACAGAGATCCCCAAAG GACTTCCCAGCTCTCTGTCAGAACTCCACCTGGACAGCAACAAGATCAGCAAGGTGATGGCCGACAGCCTTAAGGGTTTGAAGAGTCTGGCAAA GCTGGGTCTGGGCTACAACGAGATCAGCATGGTGGAGAATGGCACCCTGGCCAACGTCCCCCACATGAGGGAGCTGCACCTGGACAACAACGCCCTGACCGCTGTGCCCCCTGGCCTGCCCGAGCACAAGTACATCCAG GTGGTGTATCTCCATGCCAACAAGATCGCCGCCATCGGCACGGAAGACTTCTGTCCACCCACCTTCAACTACAAGAAGGCCATGTACTCCGGCATCAGCCTGTTCAGCAACCCCGTCCCGTACTGGGAGGTGCAGCCCATCACCTTCCGCTGCGTGTTCGACCGCTCCGCCATCCAGCTCGGGAACTACAGGAAGAAGTAG